A section of the Alkalihalobacillus sp. LMS39 genome encodes:
- the dxs gene encoding 1-deoxy-D-xylulose-5-phosphate synthase: MDIESIKDPSAIKSLSKQELEHVASDIRSFLIEKLSVTGGHLGPNLGVVELTMALHYCFDSPKDKLIWDVGHQAYVHKILTGRANQFDALRQYKGLCGFPKRDESEHDVWETGHSSTSLSAAMGMATARDIKGTDDNVIAIIGDGALTGGMALEALNHIGHEQKDLIVILNDNEMSIAPNVGALHNVLAKLRTAGKYQKAKEELEMLIKKIPAFGGKLASTAERVKDSLKYLLVSGVFFEEMGFTYLGPVDGHDLDDLMENMKYAKKTSGPVLVHVLTKKGKGYAPAENDAKGTWHGLGPYKIESGEVVKKPGPPSYSGVFSDTLKKIAADDNRIVALTAAMPGGTKLDQFAKAFPDRMFDVGIAEQHATTMAGGLATQGLKPVFAVYSTFLQRGYDQVVHDVCRQNLNVVFAIDRAGLVGADGETHQGVFDIAFLRHLPNMVILMPKDENELQHMIYTAIQYDGGPIAVRYPRGNGYGIKMDEELKQIPIGKWDVLREGSDACILTFGTMIPVAEQAAEELAAQGISVKVVNARTAKPLDDELLLDIAKQNMPILTLEEASIQGSFGSAVLEFYHDANYHDLIIHRMGIPDRFIEHGSVSQLLEEIGLTTPHVVDKVKLMLPRKRQRA; this comes from the coding sequence ATGGATATCGAGAGTATTAAAGACCCTAGTGCCATAAAATCTTTATCAAAACAAGAATTAGAACATGTAGCAAGTGATATCCGAAGTTTTTTAATTGAAAAGCTTTCGGTAACAGGAGGACATTTAGGACCGAACTTAGGTGTTGTAGAGCTAACAATGGCACTACATTATTGCTTTGATAGTCCTAAAGATAAATTAATATGGGATGTTGGTCATCAAGCATATGTGCATAAGATTTTAACTGGACGAGCAAATCAATTTGATGCTCTAAGACAGTATAAAGGACTTTGCGGTTTTCCAAAGCGTGATGAAAGTGAACATGATGTCTGGGAAACAGGGCATAGTTCAACCTCTTTATCTGCTGCGATGGGGATGGCGACAGCAAGAGACATCAAAGGAACCGATGATAATGTTATTGCTATTATTGGGGACGGGGCCTTAACGGGTGGAATGGCTTTAGAGGCATTAAACCATATTGGTCATGAACAAAAAGACTTAATTGTTATTTTAAATGATAATGAAATGTCGATCGCACCAAATGTAGGAGCATTACACAATGTGTTAGCGAAGCTTCGAACGGCTGGCAAATACCAGAAAGCAAAAGAAGAGCTTGAAATGCTCATTAAAAAAATCCCGGCATTTGGTGGGAAATTGGCTTCGACAGCTGAACGTGTGAAAGATAGCTTGAAATACTTACTTGTTTCAGGTGTGTTTTTTGAAGAAATGGGCTTTACGTACTTAGGACCTGTTGATGGGCATGATTTAGATGATTTAATGGAAAATATGAAATATGCAAAGAAAACATCTGGACCTGTTCTCGTTCATGTGTTAACGAAAAAAGGAAAAGGATATGCCCCAGCAGAAAATGATGCGAAAGGAACATGGCATGGTCTTGGACCATATAAAATTGAATCTGGTGAAGTAGTAAAAAAACCAGGACCGCCAAGTTATAGTGGTGTATTTAGTGACACACTGAAAAAAATTGCAGCAGATGACAACCGAATCGTCGCTTTAACCGCTGCAATGCCAGGCGGAACGAAACTAGATCAATTTGCAAAAGCTTTTCCTGATCGAATGTTTGATGTTGGAATAGCCGAACAACATGCAACGACAATGGCTGGTGGACTTGCAACACAAGGGCTAAAACCAGTATTTGCTGTCTATTCGACTTTCTTACAACGTGGGTATGATCAAGTAGTACATGATGTGTGTCGTCAAAATTTAAATGTTGTTTTTGCGATTGACCGTGCTGGCCTTGTTGGAGCTGACGGAGAAACACATCAAGGTGTGTTTGATATTGCGTTCCTACGACATTTACCAAATATGGTCATCCTAATGCCAAAAGATGAAAATGAATTACAGCATATGATCTATACGGCGATTCAATATGATGGAGGACCAATCGCTGTCCGTTATCCACGTGGTAATGGATATGGGATAAAAATGGACGAGGAGTTAAAGCAAATTCCAATTGGTAAATGGGATGTGTTAAGAGAAGGCTCTGATGCCTGTATTTTAACATTTGGAACTATGATTCCTGTGGCAGAACAAGCAGCAGAAGAATTAGCTGCCCAAGGCATTTCTGTTAAAGTGGTAAATGCAAGAACGGCAAAACCGTTAGATGATGAGTTGCTTCTTGATATAGCAAAGCAAAATATGCCGATTCTAACATTGGAAGAAGCTTCGATCCAAGGAAGCTTTGGAAGTGCTGTATTAGAATTTTATCATGACGCAAACTACCATGACTTAATAATCCATCGCATGGGTATTCCAGACCGCTTTATTGAACATGGAAGTGTATCTCAATTATTAGAAGAAATCGGATTAACAACACCACATGTTGTCGATAAAGTTAAGCTAATGTTACCTCGTAAAAGACAAAGGGCGTAA
- a CDS encoding TlyA family RNA methyltransferase — protein sequence MAKKERIDVLLVEQGLFETREKAKRAIMAGLVYAKEERMDKPGVKIDVESVLTVKGSVLPYVSRGGLKLEKAISAFDLVLQDKIVLDIGASTGGFTDCSLQNGAKKVYALDVGYNQLAWKLRQDERVCVMERTNFRYVTKADLMFGLPNFATIDVSFISLRLILPVLKTLLLPNSDVVALIKPQFEAGKDDVGKKGIVRDKKIHLRVVEEIISFSRQEGYHITGIDFSPIKGGEGNIEFLLHLRWDDEESQFQSQVTAEQIVNEAHLQLMEHN from the coding sequence ATGGCAAAAAAAGAACGAATTGATGTTCTACTCGTAGAACAAGGATTATTTGAAACGAGAGAAAAAGCCAAGCGCGCGATTATGGCTGGTCTGGTCTATGCAAAAGAAGAGCGAATGGATAAGCCAGGTGTGAAAATTGATGTTGAATCGGTGTTAACAGTAAAGGGAAGTGTTCTCCCTTATGTTAGCCGTGGTGGATTAAAATTAGAAAAGGCGATTTCAGCTTTTGATTTGGTATTACAAGATAAAATTGTCCTTGATATTGGAGCTTCTACTGGTGGCTTTACGGATTGCTCTTTGCAAAATGGAGCGAAAAAAGTATACGCACTTGATGTAGGTTATAATCAATTAGCATGGAAACTTCGGCAAGATGAACGAGTTTGTGTTATGGAACGGACAAATTTCCGTTATGTTACAAAAGCAGATTTAATGTTTGGATTACCTAATTTTGCGACAATTGATGTGTCATTTATTTCATTGCGACTGATTTTGCCTGTATTGAAAACATTATTATTGCCAAATAGTGATGTAGTTGCTTTAATTAAGCCACAATTTGAAGCAGGGAAAGACGACGTTGGCAAAAAAGGAATTGTGCGTGATAAAAAAATTCACCTTCGCGTTGTCGAAGAGATTATTTCCTTTTCAAGGCAAGAAGGCTACCACATAACTGGAATTGACTTCTCACCGATTAAAGGCGGGGAAGGCAATATCGAATTTTTACTGCACTTACGTTGGGATGACGAGGAAAGTCAATTTCAAAGTCAAGTCACGGCAGAACAAATAGTGAACGAAGCACACCTTCAGTTAATGGAACATAACTAA
- the argR gene encoding transcriptional regulator ArgR — translation MNKGQRHIKIREIITNKEIETQDELVEQLKNGGYNVTQATVSRDIKELHLVKVPMMDGRYKYSLPADQRFNPLQKLKRSLMDSFVSIDRSENLIVMKTLPGNANAVGALIDNLDWTEIMGTICGDDTILIICKQKEATPIVTERFLEML, via the coding sequence ATGAATAAAGGGCAGCGTCATATTAAAATTAGAGAGATTATTACAAACAAAGAAATTGAAACGCAAGACGAATTAGTGGAACAATTAAAAAATGGAGGATATAATGTCACACAAGCTACGGTTTCGCGTGATATTAAAGAATTACATTTAGTAAAAGTTCCTATGATGGATGGTCGTTATAAATATAGCTTACCAGCGGATCAGCGTTTTAATCCATTACAAAAACTAAAGCGTTCTTTAATGGATAGCTTTGTGAGTATTGATCGGTCGGAAAACTTAATTGTCATGAAAACATTACCTGGAAATGCCAATGCGGTCGGTGCATTAATTGATAATTTAGATTGGACCGAAATTATGGGGACCATTTGTGGTGATGATACGATACTTATTATTTGTAAGCAAAAAGAAGCAACGCCTATCGTAACGGAGCGTTTTTTAGAGATGCTATAA
- the recN gene encoding DNA repair protein RecN, whose amino-acid sequence MLVELSIKNFAIIDKLTIPFEKGLTVLTGETGAGKSIIIDAIGLLVGGRGSTEFVRYGTKRAEIEGLFSIHPGHLSIEKAEEFGIDSDDDMIILRRDITANGKSVCRINGKMVTLSILREIGQTLVDIHGQHEHQVLMQPERHLELLDSMAKQELIQPFARYQELYSKYLSLSKQVKKMTENDQELTHRLDLLQYQLKEIEKAKLEPNEDERLAEEKYRLANSEKLYHLLQDAYNGLYGDSKGLDWLTKTQAYMEEAASIDPQLEGLHETISNCFYLLEEATYSLRDRKDQVEFDPIRLDVIESRLNELNQLKRKYGSTVEEILAYAENIAEEKDGLLHKDDRIQELEVKLSKTLEQLKWASEQLTMIRKKAATELIEAVHHELKALYMDKTRFAVSWKEHETKESRFFEHGVDQVEFLLSTNPGEPVKPLAKVASGGEISRIMLAMKTIFSSSQGITSLIFDEVDTGVSGRVAQAIAEKILQISSNSQVFCITHLPQVAAMADQHLYIAKKEDKERTFTTVHPLSNEKRVEEIGRMISGVEMTELTREHAKELIEQAQKIKSNS is encoded by the coding sequence ATGCTTGTTGAATTATCAATCAAAAACTTTGCTATTATTGATAAACTTACGATTCCTTTTGAAAAAGGGTTAACCGTACTAACAGGAGAAACGGGTGCTGGAAAATCAATTATTATTGATGCAATTGGTTTACTTGTTGGGGGAAGAGGATCAACCGAATTTGTTCGTTATGGAACAAAACGAGCTGAAATCGAAGGGTTGTTTTCCATCCATCCAGGTCACTTGTCGATAGAAAAAGCAGAAGAATTTGGAATTGATAGCGATGATGACATGATCATTTTGCGTCGTGATATTACTGCAAATGGAAAAAGTGTTTGTCGTATCAATGGTAAAATGGTTACATTGTCCATTTTGCGTGAAATCGGACAAACACTTGTTGATATTCATGGACAACACGAACACCAAGTTTTAATGCAACCGGAACGACACCTTGAACTCCTTGATTCTATGGCTAAACAAGAATTAATTCAACCGTTCGCACGTTATCAAGAATTGTATTCTAAATATTTATCTTTATCTAAACAAGTAAAGAAAATGACTGAAAATGACCAAGAATTAACTCATCGTTTGGATTTACTGCAATATCAATTAAAAGAAATTGAAAAAGCAAAGTTAGAACCAAATGAAGATGAGCGGTTAGCTGAAGAAAAATACCGATTGGCGAACAGTGAAAAATTATATCATCTACTACAGGACGCTTACAATGGTTTATACGGTGATAGCAAAGGATTGGATTGGTTAACAAAAACACAAGCTTATATGGAAGAGGCTGCTTCTATTGACCCACAGCTTGAAGGTTTACATGAAACGATAAGCAACTGTTTTTATTTATTGGAGGAAGCCACCTATTCACTTCGAGACCGTAAAGACCAAGTTGAATTTGATCCTATCCGTTTAGATGTTATTGAAAGTCGATTAAATGAATTGAATCAATTAAAACGAAAATACGGTTCGACGGTAGAAGAAATTTTGGCTTATGCAGAAAACATAGCGGAAGAAAAAGATGGGCTTCTGCATAAAGATGACAGGATTCAAGAGCTTGAAGTAAAACTATCTAAAACATTAGAGCAATTAAAGTGGGCTTCAGAACAATTAACAATGATTCGGAAAAAAGCAGCTACCGAGTTAATTGAAGCCGTACACCATGAATTAAAAGCTCTTTATATGGACAAAACAAGGTTTGCCGTTTCGTGGAAAGAACATGAAACGAAAGAATCCCGTTTTTTTGAGCACGGTGTAGACCAAGTTGAGTTTCTATTATCGACAAACCCTGGCGAACCTGTCAAACCATTAGCGAAAGTGGCCTCTGGTGGAGAAATCTCCAGAATTATGTTAGCGATGAAAACGATATTTTCATCTTCTCAAGGGATTACTTCACTTATCTTTGATGAAGTGGATACGGGAGTGAGTGGTCGTGTTGCTCAAGCGATTGCTGAGAAAATCCTGCAAATTTCAAGCAATTCTCAAGTGTTTTGTATTACGCACTTGCCTCAAGTCGCAGCAATGGCTGACCAGCATTTATATATTGCTAAAAAAGAAGATAAAGAAAGAACATTTACTACTGTTCATCCGCTTTCCAATGAAAAACGAGTGGAGGAAATTGGTAGAATGATTTCAGGTGTTGAAATGACGGAATTAACGAGGGAACACGCAAAAGAGTTAATAGAACAAGCCCAAAAAATTAAATCCAATTCTTGA
- the spoIVB gene encoding SpoIVB peptidase, protein MNTDKMRKAIGVILLVFVISLGFNKPVQEWLSIPTNIVLTEGEEMVLFESSHSHVSAKSEQEDIVVFNMTTDEENHDGQIATVTAENQGDDTVTMEVGNFPVKKVNVNVLPEIKVIPGGQSIGVKLNTDGVLVVGHHLVETEDGEQSPGEIAGIKVGDMITKINGESIDKMNQVSSFVQDAGEKGKALQIEVKREDKVLQKELLPLKAKDEDSYRLGLYIRDSAAGVGTLTFYDPKSKKYGALGHVISDVDTQKPIVVHDGQIIRSSVTSIEKGSNGDPGEKLASFSDERQVLGNISKNSSFGIFGELTTNKLKNNIMDKEMPIAVSSQVKEGPAKILTVVEGEDVKEFDIEIVSSVPQKFPATKGLVIKVTDPKLLEATGGIVQGMSGSPIIQDGKVVGAVTHVFVNDPTSGYGCHIEWMLEEAGIDIYGKAKAS, encoded by the coding sequence TTGAATACAGACAAAATGAGAAAAGCGATTGGTGTGATTCTCCTTGTTTTTGTAATCAGCTTAGGCTTTAATAAGCCTGTACAAGAGTGGTTAAGCATTCCAACAAACATCGTTCTTACAGAAGGAGAAGAAATGGTTTTGTTTGAATCATCTCACTCACATGTATCTGCGAAAAGTGAGCAAGAGGATATCGTTGTATTTAATATGACCACTGATGAAGAAAATCATGATGGGCAAATTGCTACAGTGACAGCTGAGAATCAAGGTGATGATACTGTGACAATGGAAGTTGGCAACTTTCCAGTCAAGAAAGTGAATGTCAATGTGTTACCTGAAATTAAAGTTATTCCAGGCGGGCAATCCATCGGTGTGAAATTAAATACAGACGGTGTACTAGTTGTAGGACACCATCTAGTCGAAACCGAAGATGGTGAACAGTCACCAGGTGAAATTGCCGGAATCAAAGTTGGAGATATGATTACAAAAATCAATGGGGAATCAATTGATAAGATGAATCAAGTCTCTAGTTTTGTTCAAGACGCAGGTGAAAAAGGAAAGGCTCTTCAAATTGAAGTAAAAAGAGAAGACAAAGTGTTACAAAAAGAGCTATTACCTTTAAAAGCAAAAGATGAGGATTCGTATCGTTTAGGGTTATACATTCGCGATTCTGCTGCTGGTGTAGGTACTTTAACTTTCTACGATCCGAAATCAAAAAAATATGGTGCGTTAGGACATGTTATTTCAGATGTTGATACTCAAAAACCTATCGTTGTACATGATGGACAAATTATTCGATCATCAGTAACCTCCATTGAAAAAGGAAGTAATGGGGACCCTGGAGAGAAATTGGCGAGTTTTTCAGATGAACGACAAGTTCTAGGGAACATTAGTAAAAATAGTTCTTTTGGGATATTTGGAGAACTGACAACAAATAAATTAAAAAATAATATTATGGATAAAGAGATGCCGATTGCCGTCTCTAGCCAAGTAAAAGAAGGCCCTGCTAAGATTTTGACTGTTGTTGAAGGTGAAGATGTTAAAGAATTTGACATTGAAATCGTCAGTAGTGTACCACAAAAATTCCCAGCGACAAAAGGGCTTGTCATTAAAGTGACCGACCCGAAACTGTTAGAGGCTACAGGTGGGATTGTGCAAGGAATGAGTGGAAGTCCGATTATTCAAGATGGAAAAGTAGTCGGAGCAGTAACACATGTTTTCGTTAATGACCCTACAAGTGGGTATGGTTGTCATATTGAATGGATGCTTGAAGAAGCAGGAATAGATATTTACGGAAAGGCAAAGGCGAGTTAA
- the spo0A gene encoding sporulation transcription factor Spo0A, giving the protein MQKVRVCIADDNRELVNLLNEYITAQDDMEVVGIAFNGQECLRLVEEKQPDVLILDIIMPHLDGLAVLEKVNQTGLKQKTNIIMLTAFGQEDVTKKAVDLGASYYILKPFDMETLITKIREVSGQKTTSFIQKTVSVHSLKPEVQEFNLDASITNIIHEIGVPAHIKGYMYLREAITMVYNDIELLGSITKVLYPDIAKKFNTTSSRVERAIRHAIEVAWSRGNIDSISSLFGYTVSHSKAKPTNSEFIAMVADKLRIEHKVS; this is encoded by the coding sequence GTGCAAAAGGTTAGAGTATGTATAGCAGATGATAACAGAGAATTAGTAAATTTATTAAATGAGTATATTACGGCTCAAGATGATATGGAGGTTGTTGGTATTGCCTTTAACGGTCAAGAGTGCTTACGTCTTGTTGAAGAAAAACAACCAGACGTTTTAATATTAGATATTATTATGCCTCATTTAGACGGATTAGCTGTTCTTGAAAAGGTAAACCAAACAGGATTAAAGCAAAAGACAAATATTATTATGTTAACTGCATTTGGTCAAGAAGATGTAACGAAAAAGGCGGTTGACCTTGGTGCGTCATATTACATCTTAAAGCCGTTTGATATGGAAACATTGATCACAAAAATTAGAGAAGTAAGCGGCCAAAAAACAACGTCTTTCATTCAAAAAACAGTGTCTGTACATTCGTTGAAACCAGAAGTACAAGAGTTTAATCTTGATGCTAGTATTACAAATATTATTCATGAAATTGGCGTGCCCGCTCATATTAAAGGATATATGTATTTAAGAGAAGCGATCACAATGGTATACAATGATATTGAATTATTAGGGTCAATCACGAAGGTGTTATATCCAGACATCGCGAAAAAGTTCAACACAACATCAAGTCGTGTAGAACGTGCGATTCGTCATGCGATTGAAGTAGCCTGGAGTCGTGGGAATATCGATTCGATTTCATCATTATTTGGCTACACAGTCAGCCATTCAAAGGCAAAACCAACAAATTCGGAATTTATTGCGATGGTAGCTGATAAGCTTCGCATTGAACATAAAGTTTCTTGA
- a CDS encoding Cof-type HAD-IIB family hydrolase, whose translation MNQEREKKQWKLIALDIDGTLLNDNHEVSEENIKAIKAAREKGVIVVLSTGRSIRTCEDIAKQLELSSYLVTVNGSEIWHTEGTLLERNPLHYKHIKTMWDLTNTYKTKMWAVTKDKVWRDEFPETPDAEQWLKYGFDIEDDKAREEIFSILSANEELELSNSSPTNIEVNAVGINKAVALAKVCEKEGMTMEDVIAMGDSLNDLAMIQAAGLGIAMGNAQVKVKEAADWVTDKNNEDGVAKAIRQWVL comes from the coding sequence ATGAATCAAGAAAGAGAAAAGAAACAATGGAAGCTGATCGCATTAGATATTGATGGAACATTATTAAATGACAACCATGAAGTTTCAGAGGAAAATATAAAGGCGATTAAAGCCGCGAGAGAAAAAGGGGTAATCGTCGTATTAAGTACAGGGCGTTCGATTCGGACTTGTGAGGATATTGCGAAACAACTTGAATTATCATCGTATCTTGTCACTGTCAATGGGAGTGAAATTTGGCATACGGAAGGAACATTGCTTGAACGGAATCCATTACATTATAAGCATATTAAAACGATGTGGGATTTAACAAATACATATAAAACAAAAATGTGGGCTGTAACAAAAGATAAAGTGTGGCGAGATGAATTTCCAGAGACGCCAGATGCCGAACAATGGTTAAAATATGGTTTTGATATTGAAGATGACAAGGCAAGAGAAGAAATCTTCAGTATACTATCAGCAAATGAGGAATTAGAACTTAGTAACTCTAGTCCTACGAATATTGAAGTGAATGCTGTTGGCATCAATAAAGCTGTTGCCTTAGCCAAAGTTTGCGAAAAAGAAGGAATGACGATGGAAGACGTTATTGCAATGGGAGATAGCTTGAATGATTTAGCGATGATTCAGGCGGCAGGCTTAGGGATAGCAATGGGAAATGCTCAAGTTAAAGTTAAAGAAGCGGCAGACTGGGTTACTGACAAAAACAATGAAGACGGAGTGGCAAAAGCGATTCGTCAATGGGTTTTATAA
- a CDS encoding ABC transporter transmembrane domain-containing protein, with translation MFSVLGKLAWFFKKYWLRYTVAISLLIIVSFLDVIPPWLVGMAIDEIQFGTLTTESLLQLILFYGAIIVVSYVLTYFWMFQLFGGAFLLERLMRFKFMKHLLSMTPTFYEKNRTGDLMARATNDLKAISMTAGFGILTLIDASIFMMVIIGVMGFFISWKLTLAALLPMPIMAIAINYYGKVIHKQFLAAQDSFGDMNDNVLESIAGVRVNRAYVQEKADQQRFQTMTDDVFEKNMSVARTDSLFEPTIKILVGISYVIGLGFGAYLVFRNEITLGQLVSFNVYLGMLIWPMFAVGELINVMQRGNASLDRVNTTLSYKPDVFDKEDAVDVQVPTSIHYDNVSFQYPMSATMNLKNVSFTVKQGQTIGIVGKTGSGKTTILKQLLREYPSGSGSISISGVPIENITLDTLHRWIGYVPQEQILFSRSIRENLEFGKPNVSTEEINNVLASAAFDTDLTLLPEGLDTLVGEKGVALSGGQKQRISIARALLKDPEILMLDDAMSAVDGKTEAKIIENIRHERKGKTTFISAHRISAVQHADWIIVMDNGQIMEEGTHEQLLTLHGWYKEQCERQQADSYGEVG, from the coding sequence ATGTTTTCAGTTTTAGGTAAATTAGCTTGGTTTTTTAAAAAATACTGGCTACGGTATACTGTAGCAATCAGTTTATTAATTATTGTTAGTTTTTTAGATGTGATCCCACCATGGTTAGTTGGGATGGCTATCGATGAAATTCAATTTGGAACATTAACAACAGAAAGTTTACTACAATTGATTTTGTTTTACGGTGCCATTATTGTTGTAAGTTATGTTTTAACTTATTTTTGGATGTTTCAGTTATTTGGTGGTGCGTTTTTATTAGAACGGCTAATGCGGTTTAAATTTATGAAACATTTGTTATCAATGACACCAACGTTTTATGAAAAAAATCGAACTGGCGATTTAATGGCTCGTGCTACAAATGATTTAAAAGCCATTTCAATGACGGCTGGTTTCGGAATTCTGACTTTAATTGACGCCAGTATTTTTATGATGGTTATCATTGGAGTCATGGGGTTTTTTATAAGCTGGAAATTAACACTTGCGGCACTATTACCGATGCCGATTATGGCGATTGCCATTAATTATTATGGAAAAGTCATTCATAAGCAATTTTTAGCTGCACAAGATTCATTTGGTGATATGAATGACAATGTTTTAGAGTCAATTGCTGGAGTCCGTGTGAATCGAGCGTATGTTCAAGAAAAAGCGGATCAACAACGTTTTCAAACGATGACAGATGATGTCTTTGAAAAAAACATGTCAGTAGCTAGAACCGATTCATTGTTTGAGCCAACTATTAAGATTTTAGTTGGGATTAGCTATGTTATTGGTTTAGGATTCGGGGCGTATCTTGTATTTCGAAATGAAATTACACTTGGGCAACTTGTATCCTTTAATGTTTATTTAGGTATGTTAATTTGGCCAATGTTTGCTGTTGGGGAATTAATTAACGTTATGCAACGTGGAAATGCCTCGTTAGACCGGGTTAATACAACATTAAGTTACAAACCGGATGTGTTTGATAAAGAGGATGCCGTTGATGTGCAGGTTCCTACATCAATTCACTATGACAATGTTAGTTTTCAATATCCGATGTCTGCAACAATGAATTTAAAAAATGTATCCTTTACGGTTAAACAGGGTCAAACAATCGGGATTGTTGGGAAAACAGGTAGTGGAAAAACAACGATATTGAAACAACTATTGCGAGAATATCCTTCAGGTTCGGGTTCGATTTCCATTTCAGGAGTACCCATTGAAAATATAACGTTAGATACACTGCACCGTTGGATTGGATATGTTCCACAGGAGCAAATATTATTTTCTCGCTCCATTCGTGAAAATTTGGAGTTTGGAAAACCAAATGTCTCAACAGAAGAAATTAATAATGTCTTAGCTTCAGCAGCTTTTGATACTGATTTAACGTTATTGCCAGAAGGGTTAGACACGTTAGTCGGAGAAAAAGGAGTAGCATTATCAGGCGGTCAGAAGCAAAGAATTTCGATTGCACGAGCGCTATTAAAAGACCCAGAAATCTTAATGTTAGATGATGCGATGTCAGCTGTAGATGGAAAAACTGAAGCAAAAATTATTGAAAATATTCGTCACGAACGAAAAGGGAAGACAACGTTCATTTCTGCTCACCGCATATCGGCAGTTCAACATGCGGATTGGATTATTGTGATGGATAATGGACAGATCATGGAAGAAGGAACACACGAACAATTGCTTACCTTACACGGCTGGTATAAAGAACAATGTGAACGTCAGCAAGCGGATTCGTATGGTGAGGTGGGATAG